One segment of Cynocephalus volans isolate mCynVol1 chromosome 8, mCynVol1.pri, whole genome shotgun sequence DNA contains the following:
- the LOC134383889 gene encoding histone H2A type 2-C: MSGRGKQGGKARAKAKSRSSRAGLQFPVGRVHRLLRKGNYAERVGAGAPVYMAAVLEYLTAEILELAGNAARDNKKTRIIPRHLQLAIRNDEELNKLLGKVTIAQGGVLPNIQAVLLPKKTESHKAKSK, encoded by the coding sequence ATGTCTGGCCGTGGCAAGCAAGGAGGCAAGGCCCGTGCCAAGGCCAAGTCGCGCTCGTCCCGCGCTGGCCTCCAGTTCCCAGTGGGCCGGGTGCACCGCTTGTTGCGCAAAGGCAACTACGCCGAGCGGGTGGGGGCCGGCGCGCCCGTGTACATGGCGGCTGTGCTCGAGTACCTGACCGCGGAGATCCTGGAGCTGGCGGGTAACGCGGCCCGGGACAACAAGAAGACGCGCATCATCCCTCGCCACCTCCAGCTGGCCATCCGCAACGACGAGGAGCTGAACAAGTTGCTGGGCAAGGTGACCATCGCCCAGGGTGGTGTGTTGCCTAACATCCAAGCCGTTTTGTTGCCAAAGAAAACCGAAAGCCACAAAGCTAAAAGCAAATAA
- the LOC134383890 gene encoding histone H2B type 2-E — MPEPAKSAPAPKKGSKKAVTKAQKKDGKKRKRSRKESYSIYVYKVLKQVHPDTGISSKAMGIMNSFVNDIFERIAGEASRLAHYNKRSTITSREIQTAVRLLLPGELAKHAVSEGTKAVTKYTSSK, encoded by the coding sequence ATGCCTGAACCGGCAAAATCCGCTCCGGCTCCCAAGAAGGGCTCCAAGAAGGCCGTCACTAAAGCCCAGAAGAAGGACGGCAAGAAGCGGAAGCGCAGCCGCAAGGAGAGCTACTCCATCTACGTGTACAAGGTGCTCAAGCAGGTCCACCCCGACACCGGTATCTCGTCCAAGGCCATGGGCATCATGAACTCGTTCGTCAACGACATCTTCGAGCGCATCGCCGGCGAAGCGTCCCGCCTGGCCCATTACAACAAGCGCTCCACCATCACCTCCCGTGAGATCCAGACTGCCGTGCGCCTGCTGCTGCCCGGCGAGCTGGCCAAGCACGCCGTGTCCGAGGGCACCAAGGCGGTCACCAAGTACACCAGCTCCAAGTGA
- the BOLA1 gene encoding bolA-like protein 1, producing the protein MLSGRLIRRLVSMAGRVCLSRSCAGSRTVGPVEATIRAKLEQALSPEVLELRNESGGHAVPAGSETHFRVAVVSSRFEGLSPLQRHRLVHAALSEELAGPIHALAIQARTPAQWRENPQLDSSPACLGGSKKTRGTP; encoded by the coding sequence ATGCTGAGTGGGCGGCTGATCCGACGCCTAGTCTCTATGGCTGGCCGCGTCTGTTTGTCCCGGAGCTGCGCAGGATCCCGGACCGTCGGTCCGGTCGAGGCCACCATTCGCGCGAAGTTGGAGCAAGCCCTGAGCCCCGAGGTGCTCGAGCTGCGCAACGAGAGCGGCGGCCACGCAGTCCCAGCCGGCAGCGAGACGCATTTCCGCGTGGCGGTGGTAAGCTCTCGCTTCGAGGGACTGAGCCCCCTGCAACGGCACCGGCTGGTCCACGCGGCACTGTCAGAGGAGCTGGCCGGACCGATCCACGCGCTGGCCATCCAGGCGCGGACCCCCGCCCAGTGGAGGGAGAACCCTCAGCTGGACAGTAGCCCTGCTTGCCTGGGTGGGAGCAAGAAAACTCGAGGAACCCCTTGA
- the LOC134383888 gene encoding histone H2A type 2-B-like, which produces MSGRGKQGGKARAKAKSRSSRAGLQFPVGRVHRLLRKGNYAERVGAGAPVYMAAVLEYLTAEILELAAVRNDEELNKLLGGVTIAQGGVLPNIQAVLLPKKTESHKPGKNK; this is translated from the exons ATGTCTGGACGCGGAAAGCAGGGAGGCAAAGCTCGCGCCAAGGCCAAGTCGCGCTCGTCCCGCGCTGGCCTCCAGTTCCCAGTGGGCCGGGTGCACCGCTTGTTGCGCAAAGGCAACTACGCCGAGCGGGTGGGGGCCGGCGCGCCCGTGTACATGGCGGCTGTGCTCGAGTACCTGACCGCGGAGATCCTGGAGCTGGCGG CCGTGAGAAATGACGAAGAGCTCAACAAGTTACTCGGGGGTGTCACCATTGCACAGGGTGGCGTCTTGCCCAATATCCAGGCTGTCTTGTTACCCAAAAAAACGGAGAGTCATAAGCCTGGCAAGAACAAGTGA